The Candidatus Methylarchaceae archaeon HK02M2 DNA window TTCAAAAAGACTAAATAGACTTTAAGATTTTATTCTTGATTCCTCCTCTTTAGATATCAATAGATCAAGTATTTCAGTTGCTTTATGAATCTGATTTCTACTTATAACCAAAGGTGGTAAAAAACGTAAGATGTTTCTTCCTGAATAGAGCATGATTAATCCTTTTTCAACTCCTCCGATCAGGATGTCACGGATATCGAATCTTAACTCCATTCCCAACATCAAACCCAAACCTCTTACTTCACGAACTATTTGATGCTTCTTTTGTAAATTCTCCAGCCCTTCTTTGAAGACTGATCCTAGCTCTACAGCTCTTTCGACTAATTTCTTCTCCAATATATAATCTATAGTGGCACATGCGGCGGCACAAGACAATGGATTGCCTCCGAATGTACTTGTATGGTCGCCAACGTTAAATGCTGACATAACCTCTTGTTTAGCTAAAGTTGCTCCTAATGGTAATCCTCCACCTATCCCCTTTGCTAAGCACATTATATCTGGGATAACTTTCCAATGCTCACAAGCCCACATCTTCCCAGTCCTTCCAAACCCCGTCTGTATTTCATCAAAGATAAGTAGTAGATCTTTATCATAACATATCTCCCTAAGTTCCTTTAAGAATCCATGAGGTGGCACATTTACTCCTCCTTCTCCT harbors:
- a CDS encoding aspartate aminotransferase family protein, producing MDIEDQHLAKVYEKLPVVIVKGKKAILRDINGNEYLDCMGGYGVAIVGHCNPYVVDAIKDQIKKLITCHASIYNDTRADLLEKIIKVSPKGLEEVYLSNSGAESVECALKLARKYSKRPGVIAMTRSYHGKTLGALSTTWNKKYRSAFEPLIPEIKFTPFGDAEKVREAITEKTGAIIVEPIQGEGGVNVPPHGFLKELREICYDKDLLLIFDEIQTGFGRTGKMWACEHWKVIPDIMCLAKGIGGGLPLGATLAKQEVMSAFNVGDHTSTFGGNPLSCAAACATIDYILEKKLVERAVELGSVFKEGLENLQKKHQIVREVRGLGLMLGMELRFDIRDILIGGVEKGLIMLYSGRNILRFLPPLVISRNQIHKATEILDLLISKEEESRIKS